A genomic stretch from Anaerolinea thermophila UNI-1 includes:
- a CDS encoding glycoside hydrolase family 65 protein, translated as MTSALWTVTEETFNPKAQHHSETIFTSGNGYLESRGAFEEGYPGERRTTFLHGVFDDIPISFTELVNAPDWLELHLFLNGEFFRMDRGEILHYRRTLDLRTGRVNRTVRWRSPQGRITRLEFERFASLADEHVMVLRVHITPEDYSGTLEVRAGWNGDVDNLNYKHWEWLAQEATPEMCALHVRTQATKIELGAASRLSLASGVLAEKTAWDVHNHPTQVVKTTLEQGKTLTVEKTAVYFTSRDVKNPYQAAQEKLLGLPVPAWDALWEPHARAWEEDWQACDVEIEGDDEAQIAVRFSLFQLLAAAPRHDERVSIGAKTLSGYGYRGHVFWDTEIFMLPFFTYTRPQIARNLLSYRYHNLEGARKKARDGGYQGAQFPWESAATGEEVTPTWVPHYADRTKVIRIWTGDIEIHISSMVCFGIWQYWKATGDEPFLLERGAQIFFEVARFWASRAEWNETTGKYEFNDVIGPDEYHDHVDNNAFTNAFARWTLEKAVWLMDYLRQNHPQAAEAYTKNLGLTDEELHRWQEVARRIDYAVDPQTGLVEQFKGYFQRRDVNLQAMEPRTESVQVIFGIEGTNETQVLKQPDVLMLAYLLPELFDKKSLQVNYDYYTPRTDHTYGSSLGPSIQAIMACRVGKQEDAYEHFIRAARADLRDVRGNAGDGIHGASAGGVWQAVVFGFGGLQFHNGKWTVTPHLPHHWKRLVFRFTYRGKSYVIDLPNKGPFSSEEA; from the coding sequence ATGACTTCTGCTCTGTGGACAGTCACCGAAGAAACCTTTAATCCCAAAGCACAGCATCACAGTGAGACGATTTTTACCTCCGGGAATGGTTATCTGGAAAGTCGCGGTGCGTTTGAAGAAGGCTACCCCGGCGAGCGCCGCACTACCTTCCTGCACGGTGTGTTCGATGACATCCCCATTTCCTTTACCGAACTGGTTAACGCCCCGGACTGGCTGGAATTGCACCTCTTTCTGAATGGAGAGTTTTTCCGTATGGACCGTGGGGAAATTCTCCACTACCGGCGCACGCTGGATTTGCGCACCGGGCGGGTGAATCGCACCGTGCGCTGGCGCAGTCCACAGGGAAGAATCACCCGGCTGGAATTTGAGCGCTTTGCCTCACTTGCCGATGAACATGTGATGGTTCTGCGCGTCCATATCACCCCCGAAGATTACAGCGGAACGCTGGAAGTGCGCGCGGGCTGGAACGGCGATGTGGACAACCTGAATTACAAACACTGGGAATGGCTGGCGCAGGAAGCCACACCGGAGATGTGCGCTCTGCATGTGCGCACCCAAGCCACAAAGATTGAGTTGGGTGCGGCATCGCGCCTGTCACTGGCATCGGGCGTGCTCGCAGAAAAAACCGCCTGGGATGTGCACAACCATCCCACTCAGGTAGTGAAGACTACCCTTGAACAGGGCAAAACCCTGACGGTAGAGAAAACCGCCGTGTACTTCACCTCGCGGGATGTGAAGAATCCCTATCAGGCGGCACAGGAAAAATTGCTCGGTTTGCCCGTGCCGGCATGGGACGCTTTATGGGAACCCCATGCCCGCGCCTGGGAAGAGGACTGGCAAGCCTGCGACGTGGAAATCGAAGGCGATGACGAAGCCCAAATTGCCGTGCGTTTCAGCCTCTTCCAACTGCTGGCGGCGGCACCGCGCCACGATGAGCGCGTTTCTATTGGCGCCAAGACGCTGAGCGGTTACGGCTACCGCGGGCATGTCTTCTGGGATACAGAAATTTTCATGCTGCCATTCTTCACCTACACCCGCCCGCAGATTGCCCGCAACTTGCTTTCCTACCGCTACCATAACCTGGAAGGCGCGCGCAAGAAAGCCCGCGATGGCGGCTATCAGGGAGCGCAATTCCCCTGGGAAAGCGCCGCTACCGGTGAGGAAGTAACCCCCACCTGGGTGCCACACTATGCCGACCGCACCAAGGTCATCCGCATTTGGACGGGCGACATCGAGATTCATATCTCATCCATGGTATGTTTCGGCATCTGGCAGTACTGGAAAGCCACCGGCGATGAGCCTTTCCTGCTGGAGCGCGGCGCGCAGATTTTCTTCGAGGTTGCCCGCTTCTGGGCAAGCCGTGCCGAATGGAACGAAACCACCGGCAAGTATGAGTTTAACGACGTCATCGGTCCCGATGAATACCACGACCATGTGGACAACAACGCCTTCACCAACGCCTTTGCCCGCTGGACGCTGGAAAAAGCCGTGTGGCTGATGGATTACCTGAGACAAAATCACCCGCAGGCGGCAGAAGCCTATACGAAGAACCTGGGACTGACGGATGAGGAATTGCACCGCTGGCAGGAAGTCGCCCGGCGCATTGATTACGCCGTTGACCCGCAAACCGGCTTGGTGGAGCAGTTCAAGGGCTACTTCCAGCGCCGCGATGTGAACCTGCAAGCCATGGAACCGCGCACCGAATCGGTGCAGGTGATTTTTGGCATCGAAGGCACCAATGAGACGCAGGTGCTTAAACAACCCGATGTACTCATGCTGGCTTACCTCCTGCCCGAACTGTTCGATAAAAAATCCCTGCAGGTCAATTACGACTACTACACCCCGCGCACCGATCACACCTACGGCTCTTCGCTGGGACCCTCCATTCAAGCCATCATGGCGTGCCGGGTAGGCAAACAGGAAGACGCTTACGAGCACTTCATCCGCGCAGCGCGCGCCGACCTGCGGGATGTGCGCGGCAACGCCGGAGACGGCATCCACGGCGCATCTGCGGGCGGAGTGTGGCAGGCGGTGGTCTTTGGCTTTGGCGGATTGCAGTTCCACAACGGCAAATGGACGGTCACCCCGCACCTGCCCCATCACTGGAAACGGCTGGTCTTTCGCTTTACTTATCGCGGCAAATCCTACGTCATTGACCTGCCCAACAAAGGTCCGTTTTCCTCGGAGGAAGCATGA
- the pgmB gene encoding beta-phosphoglucomutase, with protein sequence MIRAVLFDLDGVLTDTSEYHFLAWKRLADELGIPFDRQDNEALRGVSRRESLLLLLKGRPATEEDMQAWMERKNRYYVEYISQMTPENLLPGALNLLQELRANGYKTAIVSSSKNTPLVLERLNLAHWIDAVVDGNAPARSKPAPDLFLLAAERLGVVPQECLVVEDAAAGIDAGHAAGMRTLGLGPRERVGHADMVLPDLNGVHLADLKPVLE encoded by the coding sequence ATGATTCGCGCGGTATTGTTCGATCTGGACGGCGTACTGACCGACACCTCCGAGTACCACTTCCTTGCCTGGAAGCGCCTGGCGGACGAACTGGGCATTCCCTTTGACCGGCAGGACAACGAAGCCCTGCGCGGCGTTTCCCGCCGTGAATCGTTACTGCTTCTACTCAAGGGACGTCCCGCCACAGAAGAAGACATGCAGGCATGGATGGAACGCAAGAACCGCTATTATGTGGAGTATATCTCCCAGATGACCCCGGAAAACCTGTTACCGGGCGCACTGAATCTGCTCCAGGAATTGCGCGCCAACGGCTATAAAACCGCCATCGTTTCGTCCAGCAAGAACACCCCGCTGGTGCTGGAGCGGTTGAACCTCGCCCATTGGATAGATGCGGTGGTGGACGGCAACGCCCCCGCACGCAGTAAACCGGCCCCGGACTTGTTCCTGCTGGCGGCGGAGCGTCTGGGGGTTGTCCCGCAGGAATGCCTGGTGGTGGAGGATGCCGCCGCAGGAATCGATGCCGGGCACGCCGCCGGCATGCGCACCCTGGGACTGGGACCGCGGGAGCGGGTTGGTCATGCCGACATGGTCCTGCCCGACCTGAACGGTGTGCATCTCGCCGACCTGAAGCCTGTCCTGGAATAA
- the xylB gene encoding xylulokinase — MAYFLGIDVSTTGVKALLMDEQGQVVGTANTEQPLYTPYPLWSEQNPQDWWNGAVNSIRTVLSQSGVDGSQVLGVGLTGQMHGLTLLDEEGNVLRPAILWNDQRTAQQCDEIRARLGKSRLIQITGNDALTGFTAPKILWVREHEPEVYARVRHILLPKDYVRYRLTGEFAVDCADGAGTILFDLRQRTWSDEVLKAMDIPLEWLPKTYEGPEITGRITPEAAQATGLKQGTPVMAGGGDQAAQAVGVGAVQPGIVALTLGTSGVVFATTGEPFIEPEGRLHAFCHSVPGRWHLMGVMLSAAGSLRWYRDALAPGVSYDDLLAPAADVPMGSEGLLFLPYLTGERTPHPDPLARGAFVGLTVRHTRAHMTRAVLEGVAFGLRDGFELMKSAGLTHIEQVRVSGGGARSPLWRQILADVFDAELVTVNTTEGAAYGAALLAGVGAGIWKTVDEACSAAIRITGSTAPRPEGVSFYQKAYQGYRQLYPALRDLSHALSEW; from the coding sequence ATGGCTTACTTTCTGGGGATTGATGTCTCTACTACCGGCGTAAAAGCCCTGCTGATGGATGAACAGGGGCAGGTGGTTGGCACGGCAAATACCGAGCAACCGCTCTATACACCTTATCCTCTGTGGAGCGAACAAAATCCACAGGACTGGTGGAACGGGGCGGTTAACAGCATCCGGACAGTGTTGAGCCAGAGCGGTGTGGACGGCAGTCAGGTGCTGGGGGTTGGGCTGACCGGGCAGATGCACGGTCTGACTCTGCTGGACGAAGAAGGCAATGTTCTGCGCCCGGCTATCTTATGGAATGACCAGCGCACCGCTCAGCAGTGTGATGAGATTCGTGCGCGCCTGGGCAAGTCGCGTCTGATTCAAATCACCGGCAATGATGCCCTCACCGGCTTCACCGCGCCGAAAATCCTCTGGGTGCGGGAACATGAGCCGGAGGTCTATGCTCGTGTACGCCACATTCTTCTGCCCAAGGATTACGTGCGCTACCGCCTGACCGGTGAGTTTGCGGTGGATTGCGCCGATGGGGCGGGAACGATTTTGTTCGACCTGCGTCAGCGCACCTGGTCGGATGAGGTATTGAAAGCCATGGACATTCCGCTGGAGTGGCTGCCCAAAACCTACGAGGGCCCTGAAATTACCGGGCGTATCACCCCTGAGGCAGCCCAAGCCACCGGCCTGAAACAAGGAACGCCGGTCATGGCGGGCGGCGGCGATCAGGCAGCACAAGCCGTCGGTGTGGGTGCAGTTCAGCCGGGGATTGTGGCGCTCACGCTGGGGACTTCCGGCGTGGTCTTTGCCACGACCGGCGAGCCGTTCATCGAGCCGGAAGGACGCTTACATGCTTTCTGTCATTCAGTGCCAGGACGCTGGCATCTAATGGGGGTAATGCTCTCGGCGGCGGGCAGTCTGCGCTGGTATCGCGACGCGCTTGCGCCGGGCGTCTCGTATGACGACCTGCTGGCGCCAGCCGCCGATGTCCCCATGGGAAGCGAAGGTTTGCTCTTCCTGCCTTACCTCACTGGCGAACGTACACCGCACCCCGACCCGCTTGCGCGCGGTGCTTTTGTCGGTTTGACGGTGCGCCACACTCGTGCCCACATGACCCGCGCGGTGCTGGAAGGGGTAGCCTTTGGCTTGCGGGATGGCTTTGAACTGATGAAATCTGCTGGCTTGACGCATATTGAACAGGTGCGTGTGTCCGGCGGTGGGGCTCGCAGTCCCTTATGGCGGCAAATTCTAGCCGATGTATTCGATGCCGAATTGGTTACCGTCAATACCACCGAAGGCGCGGCTTACGGCGCGGCACTTCTCGCTGGCGTGGGGGCAGGCATCTGGAAAACGGTGGATGAAGCCTGCTCTGCCGCCATTCGGATTACCGGTTCTACCGCACCCCGTCCTGAGGGAGTATCTTTTTACCAGAAAGCCTATCAGGGCTATCGGCAGTTGTATCCGGCTTTGCGAGACCTTTCCCATGCTCTCAGTGAATGGTAG
- a CDS encoding LacI family DNA-binding transcriptional regulator, with the protein MAMNPQKRATLKEVARLAGVSYQTVSKVLNGQVQLPEVTEARIWEAVRALNYTPNHTARSLRSRRSHTIAYCWAPTATGQANPILDELLQSMVQAAEQQGYYLLCFPNLPDPNRQREAYRELIDSGRVDGFILSSVEYEDPRILYLMERRFPFVAFGRSNPEYQFPSIDIDGGMGMLKVVRHLVERGHRRIAALTWPPESRVGANRISGFLQGLIEADIPPVPEWMERGEGVPSFGYQATLRLLKLPEAMRPTAIVAFNDAMALGAVRAAQQLGYRVGSDIAVTGFDDTPIARYTLPPLTSVRQPIWEVGERLVNRLIALLDHPEISSPYCELIEPELIIRASSTGEETPLDQDHPYLYP; encoded by the coding sequence ATGGCGATGAATCCCCAAAAACGTGCCACCCTGAAAGAAGTTGCCCGGCTGGCCGGAGTCAGTTACCAGACAGTGTCCAAAGTGCTAAACGGGCAGGTTCAGTTACCCGAAGTGACCGAAGCCCGCATTTGGGAAGCCGTCCGCGCCTTAAATTACACCCCCAACCACACCGCGCGCAGTTTGCGTTCGCGGCGCAGTCATACCATCGCCTACTGCTGGGCGCCCACGGCAACCGGGCAGGCAAACCCCATTCTGGACGAACTGCTCCAATCCATGGTGCAGGCGGCGGAACAACAAGGGTATTACCTGTTATGTTTTCCCAATCTGCCCGACCCTAACCGCCAGCGCGAAGCCTACCGGGAATTAATCGACTCCGGGCGGGTGGATGGTTTCATCCTCTCCAGCGTGGAGTACGAAGATCCGCGCATTCTCTACCTGATGGAACGGCGCTTCCCCTTTGTGGCGTTTGGGCGCTCCAACCCGGAATATCAGTTCCCCAGCATTGATATTGACGGCGGGATGGGCATGCTGAAGGTGGTGCGTCATCTGGTCGAGCGCGGACACCGGCGCATTGCTGCGCTCACCTGGCCTCCCGAGTCGCGGGTGGGTGCCAACCGCATTTCCGGATTCCTGCAGGGCTTGATTGAGGCCGATATTCCGCCCGTGCCGGAGTGGATGGAACGCGGCGAAGGCGTGCCTTCTTTCGGCTATCAAGCCACCCTGCGCCTGTTGAAATTACCCGAAGCCATGCGCCCAACCGCCATCGTTGCCTTCAACGACGCCATGGCACTGGGAGCGGTGCGCGCGGCTCAGCAACTGGGTTACCGGGTAGGCAGCGACATTGCCGTCACCGGCTTCGACGACACCCCGATCGCGCGTTACACCCTTCCTCCCCTCACCTCGGTTCGCCAACCCATCTGGGAAGTTGGCGAGCGCCTGGTCAACCGCTTGATTGCCTTGTTAGACCATCCGGAAATTTCCTCCCCCTACTGCGAGTTAATCGAGCCCGAACTGATCATTCGCGCCTCCAGTACCGGGGAAGAAACACCTCTGGATCAAGATCACCCCTATCTTTACCCATAG
- a CDS encoding acetylxylan esterase — MAFFDLPIEELQTYLPSRGEPEDFDAFWQATLSEARQYPLNARFERVEVGLKTLEAFDVSFSGYGGQTIKGWLLLPVNRQGKLPCVVEYIGYGGGRGSPLNWLLWPSCGYATLVMDTRGQGSSWQPGDTPDPEPEGANPHYPGFMTRGILSPYTYYYRRVFTDAVRAVETAQAHPAVDAERIAITGGSQGGGITLAVAGLCPQVRVAMPDVPFLCHFRRATQLVDTHPYAEIASYCKTHRDKVERVFQTLSYFDGMNFAARARAAALFSVGLMDTICPPSTVYAAYNHYAGFKQMRVYEFNNHEGGGTYQSEAKLAFLHEHLPLE; from the coding sequence ATGGCTTTCTTCGACCTTCCCATTGAGGAACTCCAAACCTATCTCCCTTCCCGGGGAGAACCGGAAGATTTCGATGCCTTCTGGCAGGCAACCCTCAGCGAAGCTCGTCAGTACCCGCTGAACGCCCGTTTTGAGCGGGTTGAAGTGGGGCTGAAAACGCTGGAGGCTTTTGATGTTTCCTTTTCTGGGTATGGCGGGCAGACCATCAAGGGCTGGTTGCTGTTGCCCGTAAACCGGCAGGGCAAACTGCCCTGCGTGGTGGAGTATATTGGCTATGGGGGTGGACGCGGCTCGCCTCTTAACTGGTTGCTCTGGCCCTCTTGCGGTTACGCCACGCTGGTGATGGATACCCGTGGGCAGGGCAGTTCCTGGCAACCCGGCGATACCCCCGACCCTGAACCGGAGGGCGCCAATCCGCACTACCCCGGCTTCATGACCCGGGGCATCTTAAGTCCGTATACCTATTACTACCGACGGGTCTTCACCGATGCGGTGCGCGCGGTAGAAACAGCCCAAGCCCATCCCGCGGTGGATGCAGAGAGAATCGCCATTACGGGTGGTAGTCAGGGCGGGGGCATCACCCTGGCGGTTGCCGGGCTATGCCCGCAGGTTCGCGTGGCAATGCCCGATGTGCCATTCCTTTGCCATTTCCGCCGCGCTACCCAACTGGTGGATACCCATCCCTACGCGGAGATTGCCAGTTACTGCAAAACGCACCGCGATAAGGTGGAGCGGGTGTTCCAAACCCTGTCCTATTTTGATGGCATGAATTTCGCCGCCCGCGCCAGAGCCGCAGCGCTCTTTTCGGTCGGGTTGATGGATACCATTTGCCCGCCTTCAACAGTGTATGCCGCGTACAATCATTATGCCGGGTTTAAGCAAATGCGGGTGTACGAGTTCAACAATCACGAAGGCGGTGGCACTTATCAAAGCGAAGCCAAGTTAGCCTTTTTGCATGAACATTTACCTCTTGAGTAA